The following is a genomic window from Gloeothece verrucosa PCC 7822.
GCAACGCTCAGTAATTGGGGGTTTGGGGTGTCACTCTTGGATAAAGTGTCACCGGTGACAGTTGTTTCATTATCAGTTGAAGTGAGGGCAATTGATTGGTTAGAGGAAGGTTTTTTAACTGGGGAAGCCAAAGAAGTATTTTTACGGGGGAAAGTCCACCCGTCTAATTTGGCTAAGTGTGCTAAAGTTCCCAGTTGTACACCGCCGCCCCTTGAAAAAGACTTCCATTTTTTTTCGCAATCACCGGGTTTGTATTTGCTTGAGGAGCGGCTCCAGTTATCCCATTCGGTTAACAGCGAATCATCGACGCTATGTAAAGCCATCCCGACGGCCACCCAATCATCATAATCATCTGCACGGAAGGGGGAAAGGGCATTGAGGTAAGAGATAGCGAAGTCAATGTCACTCCATTGTTTGCCCCTGTTGTATGTATGGGTAGTGTAAGAAAGATTCAGGGCAGGGGAAGAAGGGGAAGATTTGTCAATAAACATTTGTTCTAAAATCCAATCGGGGGCTAATGCTATCTCGATTTCATCGATGGCGCAGCCTTCAACCCAGTGATATTGTCCGGTAGTGGGATGAACAGATGGGGGTAAAACGGATTGTAAGTTACTATATCGCAGTTCAATTTGTTCGGGTTTACCGTCATCGCCAACTACCCCGGTTTTAATTTTTTTGGTGCGGATGAGATTTTTCAATTTCTCTGGCACTAAAAACAGGTATTGACATCTTCCAGGGCGCGTAGAAGTAAAGGCGACGGTAGGAGGTAAGGGGTTACTCCCAGAAAGTTCAAGCATTTTATTAGTAGCACTTGCCCCGTCAAGGTCAACGGCCATGAGGGTGTAAGTTTCGTGTTCACGGGTTAAGGACGTTCCTGTAATGACACCGAAGCCTTGAAGTTGTATTTTTTTAATCTCTCCTTTGATAGGAACTGCTACTCCCCCAGTAGTAATGGCTTCTATCAGTTGGGTGGCTGTATAGGGTCGATTTTGCCACCCATCACCGAGGGGTTGTTTGTTGTTGTTTAGAGGAACCAGAGCCAAATCTAACCCAGTGGATTGAATGCGTTGTAGTCCTAGAGTAAGTTTATTGTTTAAAGCGGTCATGCGGGAAATCTCCTTTTAGTTGTTAAGGGAACTGGAGATTCCTTGGGGGATAGGAGGCTACTACTAAAAATCAATTAGCTGTCATAATTAAATAAATTAGATTGTTTTTTTGGGTGTTGTTCCCAACTAGGATGGGATGAACTGGAGTTGAATCTATCAGCTATGACAGAAAAAACAGGAGTTCAGCCTATAAACTATGACAGTTTTAAATGAATTTCAGTAATTGGCTAGATTGGTCTTTTCCAACCTTACCTTCTTTTCCTCCTCTCTCAAGCCCAACCCAAGGAACGCACCAGTTTTCTTTTTTTGAAAACGATTGAATAACGGTTCAAGTGGGGCGATCTCAGAGATCGTCGGTTTTGGGCTGCGCCTTTTAAAGAAAAATTTTGCACAAAAAATCTTGCTATCACTGCGACAATGCGTTACCATAATAGCAATCGCAGCTAATAAAGCTTGACTATCGTGTAAAGCTTTAAAGGCTATGTGAGGTTAGTAATTTACATATTGCACCTCCTTTTCTTTTCTTTCTTTATAGAGATAGAGTTAACGGAGAGGCCCCTAAATTAAAACGTCGTCATTTGGCTGCTAATCAAAAGGACGGCGTTGTTGCTTTTTTAGGGAAAGCTCTCAACTATTCGTCTCTAGCTTTTCGAGAGTTCGTTTTTCAGTTTACCCTGAAAATCGGATGAGGGAAATAGGCAACCCTTAAATTAAACTTTTGTGATGAGTGATGACTTGTCCTTGACCCATACCCCCCTTATTTGTATTTTTGAAACAAATTGATAGGGAAGCGACTCTTAACATAAAGTAATGGTCTTGAAACTCGCCGTTGTGTGTCAGATCTGCAATAGCATTTTGCTCTTTTCTAATGGGATATTGCTTTCTAGTCTACAATATAAAATTATAATTTACTAAACAACTTTTACTTGTTACCCCACCGGCAATTGATTTGTTGTCGTGTATGCCCAGTAATATGTCAAACTGAGGATAGATTATTATGGCGTTTGTGTTTAAGATTAAGAAGCAGTAGATGTAAATGGACTTTAAGAAAAGGGAAAAAGAAGTATTTCCTCAATTAGTTAAAGATATCCGAAAAAATCATAATTTAAGTCAACAGGAGTTAGCCCTACTCTTTTCGCCTCGTGTTAGCGCTCAAGCAATCGGGCAATGGGAGCGAGGAGAAGCCTTACCTGCGCGTAGGAATTGGCCGACTCTAGCTAAGTTAGCAGGGATGGACTTGGGACAGTTCTATGAATATGTAGGAGTAGGCCCAACTGTAGAATCAGATGTATTAAGCGATGTAATTCATAAAATTTCAATTTTAGCCCCTGAGCAATTAGAGATAGTTAGTCGAGTTACGGCAGAACTGTGGACTTCATTTGGTTCTAAAAATGAATTAGTTAACAAACAACATTTGGCCTTACTAAAAAAAGGAAAAAAAGCTTGGAATAAATGGAGAGAAAAAAACCCTGATATTCTACCTCAATTAGCTGGAATAGACCTTAATTCAGAAGAATGTGAAGATTTACAGGGATTTAATCTTGACGGAGCGAACTTGGCAGATATTAGTGGCTGTGTTATTTCTTTTGAAGGGGCTAGTTTAGTAGGAGCTAATTTAAAGGGGGCTAAGTTGACAGAAACCGACTTGAGTTATGCTAATCTCACGGAAGCGAACTTAGAAAATGTAGAGCTATCAGATATTAATTTAGATTATAGCAATCTTAGGGAAGCTAATCTTCAGAATGCTTCCATAAGCAATTCGGGGTTGAGGGAAGTCAATTTAGAGCAATCTAATTTAAAGGGAGCGAAAATGACTGATGTTAACCTCAGTAGAGCTATCTTAAGAAAAGCGAATTTAAGCGAAGCTAAACTGCTCTATTGTGACCTTAGAGAAGTAAATTTTAACGAAGCTTGCCTAGATAATTCTATTCTGAAAAACTGTACTATTTATGGAATTTCTGTCTGGGGAACTCAGACTAATGCAATTGAAGTAGAGAATTTATATATATCTTCTGAGGGGCGTTCAGGACTACCGGTTAATGATTTATTATTAGCTCCTACTTTTTATTTGTGTCGTCAATCAAGGGAAAAATCGAGCAAGTTAAAGGAAAAATTAATTCTTGAAGAGGAAGCCATTAAATTAGCTAATATTCTTCTCAACAAATACGGAGAATATTGCCCTACCAAGGACTATAGGCTTTATATTAATTATGAAGAGGCTACTAATCCGCTCAAGGGAATCAAGTATCAGGTTTTGCAAACGGGAAAGACGACTTCGGTGGAAATATTTCCCGACTTTCAAGATTTAGAATCTATTAGGACGGGAAAAAGTCGTTCAGGAAAGATTCTTGTATTAGCCGATGGTCAAACCCAGAGCCTTATTATTTCTACTGATATTGAGAATCTAAAAAAATTAGTTGAATATGAATCAAAAAATCAGGAAGCTAGATTATCTATTGTCCTTCCAATTATTAAGCTAATGATTCGCTCTAAAAAATCTTTTGAATATGCTGATGAACGATATAAAATAGAACTACATAAAGGAGAAGTTATTATTCTGACCAATTCGGAACATCCAGTAGAATTAATGAGAGCAAAAACTTGTAAGCCTAACTGGGAAATTGTTAATTCTAGTTTGAGTGAAAGTTTGGTCAATCACTTTCAAATGATTGAATCTAAACTACCCAGACCGAACTGACGTTACATTGTGGGCTTTCTACCCAACAGATAACCCTCTAGTTTTTCTGAATGGCGTAACAAAAGCGACTAATGGCGGGTTTTGTCTCTCCGTCTGTCATGCGAGTTTTTAGGTTTCTCATGAAGTTGAGAAGGTTGTAGGTTTTTGAGCCATCTTCACTGTTTGTTCGGCTTTCCCAGTCCCAGTCTTTCCACCAAGAAGCGTCTTGTAAGTTTTCAACCCTTAAATCTATTGTAAATAGATAAATACCGGGTTCAGAAAAGGATTCTGGTTGAATTGCGGTGGTAAATGTAAATTGGTTATCTGTGAGTTTTAAATCCTTGATTTCTAAAGCTTGTTTTAAGGAAGCGTTATTATTTTGCGGTAGAAATTTCTTCTCAAATGAGTTAGAAGCTTTGATGGTAGTTTCGGTTTTAATTTTTTCAGGCTCTGGAAGTAATGTGTAGTCGGTTGGAGAAAAAGGTAAAGTAAAAGGAATAGAAAGTTCTTTTTGGTCGATGCGTTTGGGGATTTCTAAAAGAGTATAGGAAGACTGGCCACTGTTTGATTGGCTGCTTTCAAAGGCAACTCTGCCAATTTGAAGGGATTGGGGATTACTAATTTCGTTGGGGAGGGGTGTTGAGAGTTTGGGATAGCCGGATTCTTTGATAAAAGTGTTGGGGGAAAATATCACCAACTGGCTACTTTCGATGAGGTCTTTGGCTTGGTTTTTCATGGCTTCATAATAGTATACCAAGTCAGAGTAAGGAGCGATAAAAACGACATAAAACGGGCGATATTGGTCAATTTTTTCCCCCTTTGTGTTATAATAAAAATCTGAATAAACTCTAGGTTCTGTTGTATAAATTGTGCCATTGAATTCACTTTTTATCGCTAAAATTCCGACGGAATATTGGTTATGTTTGTCTTTGAAAAAGTTCTTTTCGATTGTGTCGACTAGGTTGTTGACATCTCCTCCATTTTGCTCTAAGTCGGTGACGAAAACTAAGAGTTTGTCGGTTTTTGCAGGGGGGGTAATGGCTTTATCGAGTTGACTCGATACTTTGGGAAAGGTGGGGTTAGTTCCCGTGTAAAAATCGGGGTTGAATGCGTTTCGATATTGCTGACGATTGAGTTGTTGGTTTTTGAGTCCTCCTGAGCGATAATAAGAGAGCGTTACTTGGTCTCTAGAACCTTGACCCAAAAAAATGCTATCTAATAGGTCTAGGGTTTGAATATAGCGACTGTTGGGATTATCGACATACCCTAGCATAGAACCACTGCCATCGACGTGA
Proteins encoded in this region:
- a CDS encoding pentapeptide repeat-containing protein, whose translation is MDFKKREKEVFPQLVKDIRKNHNLSQQELALLFSPRVSAQAIGQWERGEALPARRNWPTLAKLAGMDLGQFYEYVGVGPTVESDVLSDVIHKISILAPEQLEIVSRVTAELWTSFGSKNELVNKQHLALLKKGKKAWNKWREKNPDILPQLAGIDLNSEECEDLQGFNLDGANLADISGCVISFEGASLVGANLKGAKLTETDLSYANLTEANLENVELSDINLDYSNLREANLQNASISNSGLREVNLEQSNLKGAKMTDVNLSRAILRKANLSEAKLLYCDLREVNFNEACLDNSILKNCTIYGISVWGTQTNAIEVENLYISSEGRSGLPVNDLLLAPTFYLCRQSREKSSKLKEKLILEEEAIKLANILLNKYGEYCPTKDYRLYINYEEATNPLKGIKYQVLQTGKTTSVEIFPDFQDLESIRTGKSRSGKILVLADGQTQSLIISTDIENLKKLVEYESKNQEARLSIVLPIIKLMIRSKKSFEYADERYKIELHKGEVIILTNSEHPVELMRAKTCKPNWEIVNSSLSESLVNHFQMIESKLPRPN